Part of the Ornithinimicrobium flavum genome, GCCCTCACCGGCGGCCGACCAGGCCGCGATGTCGGCGTCCTCGCCGGAGACGGTCTCCAGGGCGCTGATCAGCGCCGGGGGACGCTGGCCGGCCTCGAAGAGGGCGAGCTGCATCTCCTCGTTGGTGACGTAGGTGTTGACGAACTCCTGCGCGAGGGCGGCGTTCGCCGCCTTGGCCGAGACGTAGAACATCTGCACCCCGAGGAACGGGATCGTCGTGCCGCCGTCCTCGAAGTCCGGGATGGGGTCGACCGCGTACTCGATGTCGGCGCCCTGGACGTTCGGGATGGCCCAGGGGCCGGCGACCATGTAGGGGGTCCGACCCTCGGCGAACAGCGACTCCATCGTCGGGAAGTCGATGTTGACGTTGAGCGCGCCCTCCTCGGCCAGCCAGGCGATCTTCTCGCCACCCTGGATCGACTCCTCTGAGCCGACGATGACGTTGTTGGGGTCCCAGCCACCGTCCTCGTTGGTGCCGAAGATACCGCCGCCGTAGGCGGACAGGTAGGGGAACGCGTGGTAGGCGTCGCCCTGCTGGCCCACCGGGGTCACCATGACCTGGTCGGCGTCGCCGGCCTCGACGAGCTCCTTGCCGGTCGCGACGAGCTCCTCCATGGACGCCGGGGCGTCGGGGGCCAGCGCGGTGTTGCGGATGAGCCCCAGGGACTCGGTGGCGTAGGGGACGCCGTAGATCTGCCCGTCGTACTTCGTGGCCTCGAGGGAGTCCTCGGTGAAGAGGGCCTGGGTGTCGGCCGACATCTGGACCGGGGAGACGATGCCGTCCTGGACGAACTCGCCCAGCCAGTCGTGGGCACCCACGACGATGTCCGGGCCCTGGTCGACGTTCGTGGCGTCCTTGAACTGCTGGCGCACGTCGGTCGCGACCTGCACCTGGGTGGTGATGCCGAACTCCTCGCCGAACTGCTCGGCCCACTCGGTGAGGATCGGGGCGCGGACGTCGTCGGCCCAGATCACCAGCTCGGCGTTGGCGTCGCGGACGGGCGCGGCCTCCTCCTCCTCACCCTCGCCCTCGGCGGCGGCCTCGGTCTCCTCGGACTCGTCGCCCGCAGCCTCGGTCTCCGCGGACTCGTCCGTCGCGTCGTCAGCCGCGTCCTCGACAGCGGAGGTCGCGTCGTTCGCGGTCTCCTCGGTCTCCCCGCCGCCGCAGGCGGCGAGCAGCAGAGCGGCGGACGCGGTGAACGCGACGGCACCGGTGGTGCGCTTCATGGTTCTCCTTCGAACAGGTGAAAAGGTGCCCGGTCCCGAGGTGGGACGGAGGGCGTGCCTGCCAGTATGCTCCGCCGAAAGGCGGCTTGCAAGTTCTTGCAGGAACAAATTCAGGCCCGTGCTACGGTGATCTTCGTCACCGGCAAGGGCGCCGCGCACGCCATACCCATCGTCTGTCGTGGACGTCGCCGTCGGAGGCACGCACCACGCCCGTCCGCACCCCGCGGACGGGTTCCTTTACAACGGATCGTCCGGCACGTACCTGCCGGTGAAGGAGCACAGCAATGGCAACCGTCACCTACGACGAGGCGACCCGCATCTACCCCGGTGCCGACTCGCCCTCCGTCGACAAGCTCAACATCGAGATCGCCGACGGCGAGTTCCTCGTCCTCGTCGGCCCCTCCGGCTGCGGCAAGTCCACCTCGCTGCGCATGCTGGCCGGCCTGGAGGAGGTCAACGGCGGACGCATCCTCATCGGGGACCGCGACGTCACCCACATGCCGCCCAAGGACCGCGACGTCGCGATGGTCTTCCAGAACTACGCGCTCTACCCGCACATGACGGTCGCGGACAACATGGGCTTCGCCCTGAGGATCGCCGGCAAGAACAAGGCCGAGATCCGCGAGCGCGTCGAGGAGGCCGCCAAGATCCTCGACCTCACGGACTACCTCGAGCGCAAGCCGAAGGCGCTGTCCGGTGGTCAGCGCCAGCGCGTGGCCATGGGCCGGGCGATCGTGCGCCAGCCGCAGGTCTTCCTCATGGACGAGCCGCTGTCCAACCTGGACGCCAAGCTGCGCGTGCAGACCCGCACCCAGATCGCCTCGCTGCAGCGCCGCCTGGGCGTCACCACCGTCTACGTCACCCACGACCAGGTCGAGGCGATGACGATGGGCGACCGCGTGGCGGTCCTCAAGGACGGCATCCTGCAGCAGTGCGACGCGCCGCGGCACATGTACGACCACCCCAACAACGTCTTCGTGGCCGGCTTCATCGGCTCCCCCGCGATGAACCTCATGACCGTGCCGGTGGCCGACGGCGGGCTCCGCCTCGGTGACTACGTCCACCCCGTCGAGCGCGGTCTGCTCTCCGGCGTCGGCAACGAGGTCGTCCTGGGTGTCCGCCCCGAGGACGTCGAGCTGTCCGACTCCGGCCGCGGCCTGCCGATCGAGATCGACGTCGTCGAGGAGCTCGGCGCCGACGCCTACATCTACGGCGAGCTGCCCGGCGCCTCGGTGACGGACAAGCCGTTCATCGCCCGCGTCGACGGCCGCACCCCGCCGAAGAAGGGTGAGGTCGTGCACTTCCAGCCCAAGGGCGACCACGTGCACCTCTTCCACGCCGAGACCGGCGAGCGCATCGGCAGCTGACTCGTCCCTCCCCGCCCCCCTCTCCACCGGCCGCGTCCTGTGGTTGCCCCCGCAGCCACCGGACGCGGCTTGTGGTTGCTCCCTGGGGCACCGGCCGCGGCTTGTGGTTGCCCCTGAGGCGACCGGCCGCGGCTTCTGGTTGCTACCTCAGTGACCGACCGCCTCCCGTGGTTGCCCACAGCCCTGTCCTCGCGGTCGCTCCATCCACAGCCGGGAGCTCGGGCCTTCCGCGCGACGCTCCGATCGGCCCACCGTGGCTGCATGGACCTCGCACGGCTCCCGCCCGACCCCTTCAGGTATGCAGACGCCCTCGCCGCCGGACTGAGCCGGCAACAGCTTCGCACCTCCGTCCGCCGGGGCGACCTCTTCTCCCCGGCCCGAGGGTGGTACGCCCGCGCCGGCCCCCAGATCTCACTGGGTGAACGGTGGGAAGCGACTCGCGAGGACCACCTACGCAGGTTGCGGGTCGCACTCCATACCTATGCAGGATGCGTGGCCAGCCATGACAGCGCCGCGATCCTGCACGGTCTGCCGATCATGCTGTCGCCAGGGGCCGAGGTCCAGCTCGTCCATGTCGATGACCGCCCGGTCTCCCGGCGGCTGCCGGGTGTCGTCCTCCATCACAGCGAGTCCGTCCCGCTGGAGCCGGTGCTTGTCGACGGTCTCCGGACGACCGCCGTGCCGAGAACCATCGCCGACGTCATGCGGACCAGGCGGCCACCGCACGCCCTGGCCGTCCTGGACCAGTCGCTGCGTCAGGGACTGGTCGCGCTCGAGGATGTCCGGCACGAGCTCGCCGTGCAGAAGCGATGGGTCGGCAAGACGCGGGCCAGGAAGGTCCTCGAGCTCGTCGACCCCGCTCGGGAGAGCTGGGCGGAGTCCTACTCCTACGGCGTGCTGGCTGAGATCGGGTTTCCCATGGCGATCCCGCAGGTCGACATCCTGGACGAGGCGTTCGACTTCGTGGCCAGGGTGGATGGGTTGCTCGACCACGAAGGGGTGTTCTTCGAGGTCGACGGCGAGGCCAAGTACTTCCTCGGTGAACCCGGGGCGGAGCCCGAGGAGACCGCCCGGCGCCGCCTGATGGCGGAGGAGAGACGGCATACCCGGCTCGAGGGGCTGGGGCTCGTCGGCGCCCGGTGGACACCGGCGCTCGCCATGCGCTCGGCGGTCGAGGTGAGCGGGAGGGTGAACCGGGCCATCGCACGAGCCAGGGGCAGGACCTTCACCGGGTGGGTCCGGTGGCAGGGCCGGCTGTGCAAGCTGCCACTGCTGCCACGGTCTCAGAGCAACCACACCACGCGGCCGGACGGGGTTAGAGCAACCACACCACGCGGCCGGACGGGATGAGAGCAACCACACCACGCGGCCGGTGGGGGTGAGAGCAACCACACCACGCGGCCGGACGGGATGAGAGCAACCACACCACGCGGCCGGTGGGGGTGAGAGCAACCACACGAGGCGGCCGGACGGGGTGAGAGCAACCAGACGAGGCGGCCGGTGGGGAGTTGGTGAGAAGGTGGTGCCCATGGCCCTCGACATCACCGCGGTGAAGCCGGACCCGGCGCTGTTCGACCTGCCGTGGCAGCTGCCCCTGGAGGAGTGGCCCGAGGACCACCTGGCGGCCCTCCCCCGGGGCATCTCGCGGCACGTGGTCCGCTTCGTCCGGCTCTCCGGGCAGGTCATGGCGGTCAAGGAGATCGACGAGAAGCTCGCCCGCCGTGAGTTCCTCACGCTGCGCAGCCTGCGCCGCATGGACCTTCCGGCTGTCGAGCCGCTGGCGGTGGTCTCCGGCCGGACCGCCGCGGACGGGTCCGCCCTGGACGCGTGCCTGGTCACCCGGCACCTGCGCTTCTCCCTCCCCTACCGCGCCGTCTTCTCCCAGCGGCTGCGACCCGACACGGCCCGGCGCACCCTCGACGCCCTGGCCGTCCTGCTGGTCCGGCTCCACCTGGCGGGCTGCTTCTGGGGTGACGTGTCCCTGTCCAACACCCTCTTCCGCCGCGACGCGGGTGAGTACGCCGCATACCTCGTCGACGCGGAGACCGCCGAGCTGCACCCGACCCTGTCCCGGGGGCAGCGCGAGCACGACCTCTTCGTCGCCCACGGCAACATCGCGGGGGAGCTCATGGACCTCGAGGCGGGCGGCCAGCTCGACGAGGGCGAGGA contains:
- a CDS encoding ABC transporter ATP-binding protein, whose protein sequence is MATVTYDEATRIYPGADSPSVDKLNIEIADGEFLVLVGPSGCGKSTSLRMLAGLEEVNGGRILIGDRDVTHMPPKDRDVAMVFQNYALYPHMTVADNMGFALRIAGKNKAEIRERVEEAAKILDLTDYLERKPKALSGGQRQRVAMGRAIVRQPQVFLMDEPLSNLDAKLRVQTRTQIASLQRRLGVTTVYVTHDQVEAMTMGDRVAVLKDGILQQCDAPRHMYDHPNNVFVAGFIGSPAMNLMTVPVADGGLRLGDYVHPVERGLLSGVGNEVVLGVRPEDVELSDSGRGLPIEIDVVEELGADAYIYGELPGASVTDKPFIARVDGRTPPKKGEVVHFQPKGDHVHLFHAETGERIGS
- a CDS encoding DUF4032 domain-containing protein, encoding MALDITAVKPDPALFDLPWQLPLEEWPEDHLAALPRGISRHVVRFVRLSGQVMAVKEIDEKLARREFLTLRSLRRMDLPAVEPLAVVSGRTAADGSALDACLVTRHLRFSLPYRAVFSQRLRPDTARRTLDALAVLLVRLHLAGCFWGDVSLSNTLFRRDAGEYAAYLVDAETAELHPTLSRGQREHDLFVAHGNIAGELMDLEAGGQLDEGEDPIEIANRVMHRYDLLWNELTGEERFERGDRWRVDERIRRLNNLGFDIDELEMSTDVDGTTIRIQPKVVDAGHHSRRLMHLTGLDVEENQARRLLNDLDSYRAATDRLADDEELVAHDWLVRIYEPITRSVPRELRAKLEPAELFHELLEHRWYLSERAGHDLTLEETVADYVRTVLPDRPDEVAVVGVDTEEIPIQAQLGDRTT
- a CDS encoding sugar ABC transporter substrate-binding protein; translation: MKRTTGAVAFTASAALLLAACGGGETEETANDATSAVEDAADDATDESAETEAAGDESEETEAAAEGEGEEEEAAPVRDANAELVIWADDVRAPILTEWAEQFGEEFGITTQVQVATDVRQQFKDATNVDQGPDIVVGAHDWLGEFVQDGIVSPVQMSADTQALFTEDSLEATKYDGQIYGVPYATESLGLIRNTALAPDAPASMEELVATGKELVEAGDADQVMVTPVGQQGDAYHAFPYLSAYGGGIFGTNEDGGWDPNNVIVGSEESIQGGEKIAWLAEEGALNVNIDFPTMESLFAEGRTPYMVAGPWAIPNVQGADIEYAVDPIPDFEDGGTTIPFLGVQMFYVSAKAANAALAQEFVNTYVTNEEMQLALFEAGQRPPALISALETVSGEDADIAAWSAAGEGASPMPNIPAMNAVWGPLGQATADIVGGDDPAERLQAAQSEIEGNIGR